The following proteins are co-located in the candidate division WOR-3 bacterium genome:
- a CDS encoding TrkA family potassium uptake protein, with protein MNILIIGAGRFGKSLAEVFMRENHTVVVVDKDENKIRGIEDKVSQAVILDSTDEDALTQLNLEDFDYVFLCISEISASILTAQILQDRKIKNVYAKASNEVHARILSRLGVAKVIQPEKQSAERLALSIMLGTIELADLLKRKNFMVSAIDVPRDFQKKSLGELEIKKKFGVYVLAVERNEPIVLEDGAKAESAAKIGLSSKTVTYVLPDASFEIERTDRLIVIGTRENIEKFREYVSKEIE; from the coding sequence ATGAATATATTAATTATCGGGGCGGGAAGGTTTGGTAAATCGCTGGCGGAAGTTTTTATGCGAGAAAATCATACCGTCGTTGTGGTTGATAAAGATGAGAATAAAATAAGAGGTATAGAAGACAAAGTTTCGCAGGCTGTGATTCTTGATAGTACCGATGAGGATGCTTTGACCCAGCTCAATTTAGAAGACTTTGATTATGTTTTTCTTTGTATCTCTGAGATTTCTGCATCTATCTTAACTGCACAAATTTTGCAGGATAGGAAGATCAAAAACGTTTATGCAAAGGCCTCCAACGAAGTACATGCCAGGATCTTGTCCAGACTTGGTGTAGCTAAGGTAATCCAACCTGAAAAGCAGTCTGCAGAGAGACTGGCTCTAAGCATAATGCTGGGAACCATCGAGCTTGCGGACCTACTCAAGAGAAAGAATTTTATGGTTTCTGCTATAGATGTGCCGAGGGATTTCCAGAAGAAGTCCTTAGGTGAACTCGAGATAAAGAAAAAATTTGGTGTATATGTGTTAGCTGTTGAGAGAAATGAGCCTATCGTGTTGGAGGATGGTGCAAAAGCTGAAAGTGCGGCTAAAATAGGCCTCTCCTCGAAGACTGTTACATACGTTTTGCCTGACGCAAGTTTTGAAATTGAAAGAACGGATAGGCTCATTGTAATAGGAACTCGTGAAAACATTGAAAAGTTTAGAGAGTATGTGTCCAAAGAAATCGAGTAA
- a CDS encoding site-2 protease family protein: MKWIDFLLVLPGILLALTIHEYFHGYVAYKLGDPTPRLRGRLTLNPLAHIDPVGFVALLFLHFGWAKPVPIDPYNLRNPKRDVVFVSLAGPLSNLVSAFIVGFLLRVFAYKFLFYSTLGAMIVNFVVISAALAFFNLIPLPPLDGWHVLEYFLPPGGFKTFMRQYGYYVLLILIILSTLGFPFLGMYISITVKFFTTLVFGQLLPLNL, encoded by the coding sequence ATGAAGTGGATTGATTTTCTTCTTGTTTTACCTGGTATTCTTCTGGCGTTAACAATCCATGAATATTTTCATGGATATGTCGCCTATAAACTGGGTGATCCAACGCCTCGGTTGAGAGGTAGGCTTACCCTGAATCCCCTTGCCCATATTGATCCTGTGGGATTCGTTGCTCTCCTCTTTTTACATTTTGGTTGGGCCAAGCCGGTTCCCATAGATCCCTACAATTTGAGGAATCCCAAAAGAGATGTGGTGTTTGTCTCACTGGCTGGACCATTGTCAAATCTTGTCTCTGCCTTTATTGTGGGTTTTCTTCTAAGGGTATTCGCTTATAAGTTCTTATTTTATTCGACTCTCGGCGCTATGATCGTAAACTTTGTGGTGATTAGTGCTGCTTTGGCCTTTTTTAATTTAATTCCCCTTCCCCCTCTCGATGGGTGGCATGTGCTGGAATATTTTTTACCCCCGGGTGGATTTAAAACCTTTATGAGGCAATATGGTTATTACGTTCTATTGATTTTGATCATTCTCTCAACCCTTGGTTTCCCCTTTCTGGGAATGTACATAAGCATTACTGTAAAATTTTTCACGACATTGGTTTTTGGCCAATTGTTGCCTTTAAATCTGTAA
- a CDS encoding ZIP family metal transporter, which produces MNKILSGFLASLFAGLATTIGALLLLFRIKFGSKSMPLFLGLSGGIMFSASIFSLLIPALETGNLILVLFTFLFGAVFVDFVDSVVPHEHFIKGLEGPASKLKMVSLILLTMVIHNFPEGMAVGVSFAKGITPAAISLAVAIGLQNIPEGAAVALPLFSLGLSKSRAIFISFLTGMVEPVAGFFGVSLGILFSKLLPYLMAFASGAMVYVVSDEMIPESHTQGSEKVATFSFMVGFVIMTLLDNLF; this is translated from the coding sequence GTGAATAAGATTTTAAGTGGCTTCCTGGCATCACTCTTTGCGGGGCTTGCTACTACCATCGGTGCTCTTTTGCTCCTTTTCAGGATTAAATTTGGATCCAAAAGTATGCCCTTGTTTCTCGGCCTTTCCGGTGGGATAATGTTTTCAGCCTCCATTTTTAGCCTTCTTATTCCAGCTCTCGAAACTGGTAACCTAATACTGGTTCTCTTCACCTTTCTATTCGGTGCCGTTTTTGTCGATTTTGTGGATTCTGTTGTACCCCATGAACATTTTATTAAAGGTCTGGAAGGACCTGCATCAAAACTTAAAATGGTGTCACTTATCCTTTTAACAATGGTTATTCATAATTTTCCTGAAGGAATGGCCGTTGGGGTCTCTTTTGCTAAGGGTATTACACCTGCTGCGATTTCTCTTGCAGTGGCAATTGGCTTGCAAAACATTCCTGAAGGAGCTGCTGTTGCTTTGCCATTATTCAGTCTTGGTTTAAGTAAGAGCAGGGCAATATTTATTTCTTTTCTGACTGGTATGGTTGAACCTGTTGCGGGTTTCTTTGGGGTTTCTCTTGGAATCCTATTTTCAAAACTTTTGCCATACCTTATGGCCTTTGCTTCAGGCGCAATGGTATATGTAGTAAGTGATGAAATGATTCCCGAATCACATACTCAAGGTTCTGAAAAGGTCGCAACCTTTTCTTTTATGGTTGGTTTTGTGATTATGACACTCCTTGATAACCTATTTTAG
- a CDS encoding polyprenyl synthetase family protein, which translates to MEILKYIEEKSELVNKKMEEFFPQDAKGIPLLRESMRYSLFAGGKRLRPVLCILGYELGGGENVDEILPQACALEMIHTFTLIHDDLPAMDNDDFRRGKPTNHKVYGEAMAILAGDALFIEAIGLFLKGPLPAEVKVRMLSELVDALGVDGVIGGQVLDIRAEGKVHTKRLVENIHLRKTARFIESSLVIGAIGAGASEQVVVGFRLVGRKLGLLFQIVDDILDETAEDEELGKKAKKDRERGKCTYPSVLGLERSYEIARNLVKEIKTDADQLLGEKSELLKELADYFLYRRK; encoded by the coding sequence GTGGAAATTTTGAAATATATTGAGGAAAAGAGTGAGCTTGTAAACAAAAAAATGGAGGAATTTTTTCCTCAAGATGCGAAAGGTATTCCACTCTTAAGGGAATCTATGAGGTATTCCCTTTTTGCTGGAGGTAAACGGCTTCGTCCCGTCCTTTGTATCCTTGGCTATGAGTTGGGAGGTGGCGAAAATGTAGATGAAATTCTACCTCAGGCCTGTGCCCTTGAGATGATCCATACTTTTACCCTTATTCATGACGACTTACCTGCTATGGATAATGATGATTTCCGTCGCGGTAAGCCAACTAATCACAAGGTGTACGGTGAGGCAATGGCGATCCTTGCTGGTGATGCTCTTTTCATAGAAGCCATTGGCTTGTTTTTGAAAGGCCCTCTTCCTGCAGAGGTCAAAGTTAGAATGTTAAGTGAACTTGTTGATGCTTTGGGAGTCGACGGAGTCATTGGGGGGCAGGTTCTTGATATAAGAGCGGAAGGAAAGGTTCACACAAAGAGACTTGTGGAAAATATTCATTTAAGAAAAACTGCGAGGTTTATTGAATCTTCATTGGTTATTGGAGCCATTGGAGCGGGTGCCAGTGAACAAGTAGTGGTAGGGTTCAGATTAGTTGGGAGGAAACTGGGATTACTCTTTCAAATTGTAGATGATATCCTCGATGAAACGGCGGAAGATGAAGAACTTGGCAAAAAGGCAAAGAAAGACAGGGAAAGGGGGAAGTGCACATATCCTTCGGTTTTAGGACTTGAGAGGTCCTATGAGATTGCAAGAAATCTTGTGAAAGAAATCAAAACGGATGCTGATCAACTTCTGGGGGAAAAAAGCGAACTTTTAAAAGAACTTGCAGATTACTTTCTTTACAGGAGGAAATAG
- a CDS encoding divergent PAP2 family protein, whose amino-acid sequence MILKQIFSNPFWLLPLLTGFTAQLVKFALYSIKEKRLAFSWLLSTGGMPSAHSAAVSCLSIITGKRFGFDSPIFGITLYFSLIIMYDAAGIRRAAGEHAELLNIIIEEMGRNMTLGREKLKEFLGHSPLEVFVGAVLGILLSLIYIWMRWV is encoded by the coding sequence TTGATTTTAAAGCAGATTTTTTCCAATCCCTTTTGGCTTCTTCCCCTTTTGACAGGCTTTACTGCTCAACTGGTAAAATTTGCATTGTATAGCATCAAGGAAAAGAGACTGGCCTTTTCCTGGCTTTTAAGTACAGGTGGAATGCCCAGTGCCCATTCTGCAGCTGTCTCATGTTTATCAATAATTACCGGAAAGCGTTTTGGATTTGATTCTCCCATTTTTGGAATAACCTTATATTTTAGTTTGATCATTATGTATGATGCTGCAGGTATTAGAAGGGCAGCTGGAGAACATGCTGAACTTTTAAATATTATTATAGAAGAGATGGGACGCAATATGACCCTAGGCAGAGAAAAATTGAAGGAGTTTCTTGGCCACTCACCTTTAGAAGTTTTTGTGGGGGCAGTTTTGGGCATCCTTCTTTCCTTAATCTATATATGGATGAGGTGGGTATGA
- a CDS encoding HD domain-containing protein, which yields MEFAVKVPTIDEEILESFQIYLVGGSLRDLMLGRRVTDYDLVVEGNLNQFLRFYKKKYPDSTLFPLSEEDQEYRVVIKEDLWLDITSIKGEDIYEDLKRRDFTVNAMALDLRRGNIIDPTGGRRDVEQKVIRIISPINLVEDPLRILRAYRFNAVLGFEIESNTRFYLKELSPLVSFKLIAGERIRYELFVILSTRDSARTINLMADDGVLFSLFPELSPMKHTSQRYYNEQNLLYHTINALTNFERLLAEKGTEYEQELVWIYKLAVLLHDVGKPQTISFDEEGNTHFYGHDRIGAEIVEGIAERLRLSKKERNILKKLVKHHMYPHLLAAQQVLTERAVNRYLRRMEELAFPLLDMAVADALASPPRGEGILPYHEFRQKIYKVLEEKAKVTQGRLITGDDLIALGLKPGPIFRKILAEIDDLVAEGKVRSKEDALDYVRENYLQ from the coding sequence ATGGAGTTTGCCGTAAAGGTCCCTACTATTGATGAAGAGATACTGGAGAGCTTTCAGATCTATTTGGTAGGTGGGTCTTTAAGGGATTTAATGCTCGGAAGGAGAGTCACCGACTACGACCTTGTAGTGGAAGGGAATTTAAACCAATTTTTGAGGTTTTATAAAAAGAAATACCCCGACTCGACCCTTTTTCCCCTTTCGGAGGAAGATCAGGAATACAGGGTTGTTATTAAGGAGGATCTTTGGCTCGACATTACCTCTATAAAAGGAGAGGATATATATGAGGATTTAAAAAGGCGAGATTTTACTGTCAATGCGATGGCCCTCGACTTAAGGCGTGGCAATATTATCGACCCAACTGGGGGCAGAAGGGATGTCGAACAAAAAGTAATAAGAATTATTAGTCCTATTAACTTAGTTGAAGACCCTTTGAGAATTCTAAGAGCCTATAGGTTTAATGCGGTTCTCGGTTTTGAAATTGAATCTAACACCCGTTTTTACTTAAAGGAACTCTCTCCCCTTGTATCTTTTAAACTGATTGCCGGTGAGCGCATAAGATATGAGCTTTTTGTTATTCTATCTACGAGGGATTCTGCGCGGACTATAAACCTAATGGCGGATGATGGCGTCCTTTTTTCACTCTTTCCCGAACTTTCCCCAATGAAGCATACATCCCAGAGGTACTACAATGAGCAAAATCTTCTTTATCATACAATAAACGCCCTGACAAATTTTGAAAGACTTTTAGCAGAAAAGGGCACAGAGTATGAGCAGGAACTTGTATGGATTTATAAACTTGCCGTTTTGCTTCACGATGTTGGGAAGCCTCAAACAATCAGTTTTGATGAAGAGGGCAATACCCATTTTTATGGGCATGATCGCATCGGCGCAGAAATAGTCGAGGGTATTGCCGAAAGATTGAGACTTTCAAAGAAAGAGAGAAACATTTTAAAAAAGCTTGTCAAACATCATATGTATCCACACCTACTTGCGGCTCAACAGGTTCTTACAGAAAGGGCAGTAAATCGCTACTTAAGGCGGATGGAGGAACTGGCCTTTCCGCTTCTTGATATGGCAGTTGCTGATGCCCTTGCGTCCCCTCCAAGGGGAGAGGGTATTCTTCCGTACCATGAATTTCGACAAAAAATCTATAAAGTCCTTGAGGAAAAGGCGAAAGTTACACAGGGAAGATTAATTACGGGGGATGATTTGATAGCACTTGGACTCAAACCTGGTCCTATTTTTAGAAAAATTCTTGCTGAAATTGACGATTTGGTTGCTGAAGGAAAAGTCCGTTCAAAGGAAGATGCATTGGATTACGTGAGAGAAAATTATTTACAATAA
- a CDS encoding inositol monophosphatase family protein, giving the protein MEEYLQAALKTVIEAGDFLKENFGKVQDIQAEEKKANDLVSFVDRETEKMIRDRILKEFPDHQFLGEELGNNEKTGRFLWVIDPLDGTKNFLSGIGIFAISCALLYDGEPIVGVVYNPVKNELFYATRGGGAFKNGKKIEVNRNLPLERTLFATAFPFREKSRFDFLNEVFKRLYFQFSDVRRLGSAALDLCYVAEGIFSVFYEYGLSIWDIAAGSLIVKEAGGVVRDFSGGTDYLKSGNIVAGRDDAVSIVVDTIRRLGWSLP; this is encoded by the coding sequence ATGGAAGAATATCTACAGGCTGCTTTGAAGACTGTGATTGAGGCCGGTGATTTTCTGAAGGAAAATTTCGGAAAGGTTCAGGATATTCAAGCCGAGGAAAAGAAAGCAAATGACCTTGTCTCTTTTGTTGATAGAGAAACGGAAAAGATGATAAGGGATCGAATTTTGAAGGAATTTCCAGATCATCAATTTCTTGGAGAAGAGCTTGGAAATAATGAGAAAACTGGAAGGTTTCTGTGGGTGATCGATCCCTTAGACGGAACAAAAAACTTTCTCTCGGGCATAGGTATTTTTGCAATTTCCTGTGCCCTTCTTTACGACGGCGAACCCATTGTGGGTGTTGTTTATAATCCCGTAAAAAATGAACTTTTTTATGCAACAAGGGGCGGAGGAGCATTTAAAAACGGTAAAAAAATCGAAGTCAACCGCAATTTGCCCTTGGAGAGAACCCTCTTTGCCACTGCCTTTCCCTTTAGGGAAAAATCCCGATTTGATTTTTTAAACGAGGTCTTTAAGAGGCTATATTTTCAGTTTTCAGATGTTAGGAGGCTCGGTTCAGCAGCCCTTGACCTTTGTTACGTTGCGGAGGGCATTTTTTCCGTTTTTTATGAATATGGACTTTCCATCTGGGATATAGCTGCTGGATCCTTGATCGTCAAAGAAGCTGGAGGGGTAGTGAGAGATTTTTCCGGGGGAACGGATTATTTGAAGTCGGGCAATATAGTGGCGGGAAGGGATGATGCCGTTTCCATTGTGGTGGATACGATTCGGAGGTTAGGATGGAGTTTGCCGTAA
- a CDS encoding HAD-IIA family hydrolase: MVKGFLIDLDGTLYLDNVLIEGSKELIDFLDTRGTPFLLLTNNSTRTPEQVAKKLEEMGIRVPPSKIYTSANTLGDYLREYYPGPHNAYVVGEDGILKELESLGWNIVENHKGAEFVIVGLDRKVNYEKLKEAVLAIQKGAIFIACNRDSSFPTPEGLLPGAGAIVNAITTVVGIEPIVLGKPMEYIIRYAVKRLGTSLAETAIVGDRLDTDIALGKKMGMVTVLVLTGVHKSEDEIKKVNPDFIFKDVGELWKNIYRLL, from the coding sequence ATGGTAAAGGGATTTTTAATTGACCTTGATGGTACTCTTTATCTCGACAATGTGCTTATAGAGGGTTCTAAAGAGCTTATTGATTTTTTGGATACAAGGGGTACTCCCTTTTTGCTGTTAACCAACAATTCCACGAGAACCCCAGAACAAGTCGCAAAGAAGTTAGAAGAAATGGGAATTCGGGTGCCTCCTTCTAAGATATACACCTCAGCAAACACTTTGGGTGATTATTTGAGGGAATACTATCCTGGCCCCCACAATGCCTATGTTGTTGGGGAAGACGGAATATTGAAGGAGCTTGAAAGCCTCGGCTGGAATATAGTTGAAAATCATAAGGGTGCGGAATTTGTTATTGTAGGCCTTGACAGAAAGGTAAATTATGAAAAGCTGAAAGAGGCGGTTTTAGCAATTCAAAAAGGCGCTATTTTCATTGCTTGCAATCGGGATTCCTCTTTTCCGACCCCGGAGGGACTTCTGCCCGGTGCTGGTGCCATCGTTAACGCAATTACTACGGTGGTAGGTATTGAACCCATTGTTCTTGGGAAACCTATGGAGTACATAATCAGGTATGCTGTTAAAAGGCTCGGGACATCCCTTGCGGAAACGGCTATTGTAGGTGATAGACTGGATACTGATATTGCCCTCGGCAAAAAAATGGGTATGGTGACTGTGCTCGTTCTTACAGGTGTTCACAAAAGTGAAGATGAGATTAAAAAAGTTAACCCCGATTTTATCTTTAAAGACGTGGGAGAGCTATGGAAGAATATCTACAGGCTGCTTTGA
- a CDS encoding beta-ketoacyl-ACP synthase III, translating into MGVRILGIGSYLPARILTNEDLERMVETSDEWIVERTGIKERHIAAPEEATSDLAYNASLRAIEKAGITPEQIDGIIVATASPDYLFPATACILQAKLGAKNAMCFDIEAACPGFVYALEIARGLLSLPNYRYILIVGAETLSRLVDFTDRNTCVLFGDGAGAAIVTKDDSESDVLASYLKGNGEVHELLKLPAGAARKPASEETVRMREHYIKMQGREVFKYAVTGMQEAAEKVLERAGLTATDIDWLVPHQANIRIIDATRERLGIPWDKVYVNIDKTGNTSAASIPIALAEMDERGLLKRGQRVLLVSFGAGFIYGAILLKW; encoded by the coding sequence GTGGGAGTCAGGATTTTAGGTATAGGGTCTTATTTACCCGCAAGAATTCTTACCAATGAAGACCTTGAAAGAATGGTGGAAACCTCAGACGAATGGATTGTAGAGAGGACGGGTATTAAAGAAAGGCATATTGCTGCACCTGAAGAGGCCACATCAGACTTAGCCTATAATGCAAGCCTAAGGGCTATTGAAAAAGCTGGTATTACTCCTGAACAGATCGACGGAATAATTGTTGCTACCGCTTCTCCTGATTACCTTTTCCCTGCAACAGCCTGTATCTTGCAAGCCAAGCTCGGTGCTAAGAATGCCATGTGCTTTGACATAGAGGCAGCGTGTCCAGGGTTTGTTTACGCCCTCGAAATTGCACGAGGATTACTTTCACTTCCCAATTATAGATACATTTTGATTGTCGGGGCAGAGACCCTTTCTCGCCTTGTGGATTTTACCGATAGAAATACCTGTGTCCTTTTCGGTGACGGTGCAGGAGCCGCAATAGTAACTAAGGATGATTCTGAAAGCGATGTACTGGCTTCTTATCTAAAGGGAAATGGTGAAGTTCATGAATTACTAAAGCTCCCTGCAGGGGCTGCAAGAAAACCCGCCTCTGAAGAAACGGTGAGGATGAGGGAACATTACATAAAGATGCAGGGGAGGGAGGTTTTCAAGTACGCTGTTACAGGGATGCAGGAAGCCGCTGAGAAGGTTCTGGAAAGGGCAGGCTTAACGGCTACGGATATCGACTGGCTCGTTCCACATCAAGCTAATATAAGGATAATTGACGCCACCAGGGAAAGGCTCGGGATTCCATGGGATAAGGTGTATGTAAATATTGATAAGACAGGTAATACCAGTGCCGCTTCGATTCCCATCGCCCTTGCGGAAATGGATGAAAGGGGGCTTTTGAAGAGGGGCCAAAGGGTTCTTCTTGTTTCCTTTGGTGCGGGATTTATTTACGGGGCAATTTTACTAAAATGGTAA
- a CDS encoding potassium transporter TrkG, with protein sequence MERRAFLLVIAGYFSAILFGALLLLLPVSRRGPLNFTDAFFTATSAICVTGLIVKDTPVFFTLFGKVVILTLIQLGGIGYMTLAGIFLHRLRRSLIFPEMIAQGFPELKPGFAFFFARRVVLYTFLIESAGIALLFLAFSKYFPPHLAFQHAVFQAISAFCNAGFSTFSDSLMSFRGDPFVNIVVILLIMLGGLGFYVLNEIAEFIKMRSVFKSASKRPSSEEPSRKIFRFSTHTKAVLTWTFILIVAGFVLILLFEFNNSFRQFTTSEKILASLFQSVTPRTCGFNTVDFSLLTPATLSIIMLLMYIGGSPGGTAGGVKTNTFALAFLWIFHYLKGYKNVYLFKRRISDVAVEKAILILILSATYLFLSYLIIISFDKRALSLHSPLEIAFEVVSAFGTVGLSTGSRIFSYVSLSADFNVLSKWIIILLMIVGKVGVFSVATYMIERAKVEIGFPEDRYIVG encoded by the coding sequence CTTGCTTTTGCCTGTCTCAAGAAGAGGACCCTTGAACTTTACCGATGCATTCTTCACGGCTACTTCTGCTATATGTGTTACTGGTTTAATTGTGAAAGATACACCCGTGTTTTTTACCTTATTTGGAAAGGTTGTCATACTTACGCTGATTCAGCTTGGTGGGATTGGGTATATGACCCTTGCTGGAATTTTCCTTCACCGACTGAGAAGAAGTTTAATATTTCCCGAGATGATTGCCCAGGGTTTCCCAGAACTAAAACCCGGTTTTGCCTTTTTCTTTGCAAGAAGGGTAGTGCTATACACATTTTTAATTGAGTCGGCTGGAATAGCTCTTCTTTTTTTAGCATTTTCAAAGTATTTTCCGCCTCATCTTGCCTTCCAGCATGCTGTTTTCCAGGCGATTTCAGCCTTTTGTAATGCAGGTTTTTCAACCTTTTCAGATTCTTTAATGTCTTTTAGAGGCGACCCCTTTGTTAACATTGTTGTTATCCTTTTGATTATGCTCGGTGGACTTGGATTCTACGTTTTGAATGAAATTGCAGAGTTTATCAAGATGAGATCCGTCTTTAAATCCGCTTCAAAGAGGCCTTCCTCAGAGGAACCATCGAGGAAAATATTCCGATTTTCCACTCATACTAAGGCGGTTCTTACGTGGACGTTTATCCTTATTGTTGCAGGATTTGTTCTAATCTTGCTTTTTGAGTTTAATAACAGCTTCAGACAGTTCACCACTTCTGAAAAAATTCTTGCCTCACTATTTCAATCAGTTACACCGAGAACTTGCGGGTTCAATACCGTTGATTTCTCCCTTTTGACACCGGCAACCCTCAGTATCATTATGCTTTTAATGTACATAGGTGGTAGCCCTGGAGGGACAGCGGGGGGTGTTAAAACTAATACCTTTGCCCTTGCTTTCCTCTGGATTTTTCATTACTTGAAGGGCTACAAAAATGTCTATTTATTCAAAAGGAGGATTTCCGATGTTGCGGTAGAGAAGGCAATACTAATCCTAATCCTTTCAGCTACCTATTTGTTTCTGAGCTATTTAATTATTATATCTTTTGATAAAAGAGCGCTTTCTCTTCATTCTCCTTTAGAGATTGCTTTTGAAGTTGTGTCCGCCTTCGGAACGGTGGGCCTTTCGACGGGTTCCCGGATTTTTAGTTATGTAAGCCTTTCTGCTGATTTTAATGTTCTTTCTAAGTGGATTATAATTTTACTCATGATAGTAGGTAAGGTTGGGGTGTTTTCTGTTGCCACCTATATGATTGAAAGGGCTAAGGTCGAAATAGGATTTCCTGAGGACCGATACATAGTGGGGTGA